Genomic segment of Euleptes europaea isolate rEulEur1 chromosome 6, rEulEur1.hap1, whole genome shotgun sequence:
TTCTCAGAAATCTGCTTGGATGCAACCGATGCGCTACATTCAAAGCAAGTATCAAAATCATATCTGCATCACCCATCTTGTAGGAGTTGTAAAGTTGTGTGGGAAAACATGTGAAAACTAGAGATATCGGCTCCTTGCTCATATAAGTAGCTCCAAAGGAACTGAAGCAATACTTTCCCTGCAATACTTTCCCTGCTCAAGGATTATATAATTGGGTAATTAAGTCTAAAATGGGCTTAAGCCGCCACTTCTCCCCTTGTAAACAATTGTTTAAAACCCAGTTTCTGCCATAATTCATAAATGAATTTCCGGTAAGCTTGAACAGAGATTCATTTATTGTATGACGTTTAGTACTGATGAGACACAATGAGCTATAAAAGCCCGTTGCCCAAATTAAGAAATACGAAATCGACAAAAAAAGGATAAAAACACAAGACTAAGATGCTCTCATGGGGCGACAGTAACAGAGGGAAGGAATTCATCACAACACatcagcttaatttttttttctaatttttacAGACAACAAAGTTTTCTGCCTTCATCCTGCTCGACTGTGTTGCTTTATGAAACTGTTTTTACAGGCAACCAggcagagggagggagcaggTGCCACTGTTCTATGCGGCATTTAAATGAAGAAAGGTGTTGCCCTGGCTTGGCCTCGCCAAACATTTCATGGTGACATCACAGAAATAACACATCTGGAACAGGATTCTTCAGTGGGAGAGGAGAGCGTGGGACTGGGCAGAGAgggcataagaacacaagaacactcctgctggatcagaccaaaggtccatcaagtccagcagtctgttcacacagtggccaaccaggtgcctctaggaagcctacaaacaagacggctgcagcagcaccatcctgcctgtgttccacagcacctaatatattcggcatactcctctgatcctggagagactagatgtacatcatgactagtatccattttaactagtagtcatggatacccctctcctccatgaacacgtccactcccctcttaaagttttccaagttggcgaccatcaccatatcctggggcaggtccacaatttaactctgtgttgtgtgaagaaatgcttccttttgtctgttttgaatctatcaccctccagcttcagatgacccccgcattctagtattgagggagaaaagcttctccctgtccactctctccaaaccatgcataattttgtagacctctatcattttgTAGACCTCTGTAAAGGCGAGTTGTTGTTATCAAAACACATACCTTCTCATGATCCTCATGTCGTAGACATGGAGTATTGATTTTGTATGAGGAGTGTATGATGTATGTTTTAcgtgttttattaaaaaaattaaaagttgaaAAAAATCACATACCGTCATCGGAACGTTAGGGAAAACATCGCTTCTATGATGTCCAGCTGTTCTGGAAAATACCTGCCCACATGAGGTAGTGAGGTGATTATCATTGACATCCGTGTCATTTGTAGGCGCTCGTTCTCCGTTTAAATCTTCCAGAGGGATGAGGCTCTGGCTCTCCGACTTGGCCTCGCTGAAACTTTCAAAATCGCCCCAAGTGCTGCTAGCTTCCGCAGCAAAAGCATCAGCAAAGCAGTCCAAAGACGCTTCaaaattcccatcgccaccctcGCTGGGAAGACTTTCCTGAACTGTTTCCAGTTCACTGAGTCCGCCGAGCTTTCTGTTTGGGCTGGAATGGGACCTGCCGGCGTCCTCGCTGGCTTCGGCGAGTGAGAGGGCGCGTGTCTCTGCTGACAAACGTTTCAAAAATGACCAGTCTGAGACTGCTACGCTGCTAGGCTTTTCCACCAGATCTGGATCCTGCATTTTTCTCTTATGGAGGAGCTGCTCATGAAAACAGACCCAATAAGCCAGAAAACATGGCCGGTGGGGGAAAGACAGAACTGTTAATGTTCCAAAAACACAACCGGGCTCTTCGTTCTGTTGTCAATGCTCTGCTATAATGTTGCTGCACAAAACAAGTGTGTCCTTCAGCATCTCCCTAAGTCATCAATGCCGTGCTTGTTCCTCGGTCTAACTTCCTTCCAATCCAGATTTCAGTCTACAAGAGAAGGGTTATAAATAAAGACCTCTCCGATAATACTGTGTGTAAGGCTTAGAGAAGATAAGCTATTAGGTAAGGGGAAAATGTTCATGCTCTGACAAACACATTCCACTGGGATGTACTTAAAGGaacagaaacctttttttttttttttaaagacagcccTCCACATTTTTACTTACTGCATCCCGGAACGGCAAGCTACATCACTGGTTCCACCAGACCAATTAAGGAGTTTTTCCCACTTTACTTTCCCACAtagcagccctttccaccaccatggcaagctctttttttaaaacctgaggaagttttaaaaacactttaaCATGGAATAAAGGATCTGTCGTTTTCAGGAGAgaagaaaggatgacagattccttccaagaagcaACTTTTGAAGAACCACCTAGTTTTAGAAAGTTAAGCAAAAGcggcactgagagcaattgggagaaacaaatcaccaggagtaggtgggatatcaatagagctatcccaagccacagaaacggagtccatcaaaatcttgacaagaatatgccaacaaatatggaaaacaaaacaatggcccactgaCTGGAAACGATCAATTTACATTCCTATTGCaaaaaaaggagacgtcaaagactgtggcaactatcagaccatcacattaatttctcacatgagtaaagtgatgttcaaaatcttacaacagttactatatatggaacaagaaatgccagatgttcaagctggattcagaaaaggaataGGCGCTAGAGATCCTACTAACATTTTTTGTTGGTTCTGGAGCATACaagaccgcagtactgcagcttcccacttgCGCCAATTCCCACCCCAATTTTTTTTACTATTCTCCTTTAACAGCTTTTTCATATAAACCtcttaaagcacacagagaagAATTAAGCCAAAATTGGCAGTGGAAAGCagtttgttttctcattttacttTGAAAGGGCAGTGTTGTTAAGAAAACAACGGCATCAGCCAACATAATCTCAGACGACATTTTCAATAAACCAGCTCTACAATGCAGGCTTGATCCATTCAATAAATTCAAATAATCTTTGCATGAAAGATGTTTAGAGCAAACCTCACATTAGAGAACAAGCTATAGTGTATACTGC
This window contains:
- the CLBA1 gene encoding uncharacterized protein CLBA1, encoding MQDPDLVEKPSSVAVSDWSFLKRLSAETRALSLAEASEDAGRSHSSPNRKLGGLSELETVQESLPSEGGDGNFEASLDCFADAFAAEASSTWGDFESFSEAKSESQSLIPLEDLNGERAPTNDTDVNDNHLTTSCGQVFSRTAGHHRSDVFPNVPMTASFSCEDVIKLSFPEVPVPQFLENVSGLNQLLDTKTEDMGVPERIQMQPCTDSGNLWKILTLARNPSGLRCPWNESHCQENLLAVLGIDAHQKLSVTPDPRQSHLFTYNLFLKKTPSAGNMQYITVPQKKRIFTTQSLKMKMFSSNVC